In the Flavobacterium acetivorans genome, one interval contains:
- a CDS encoding phage holin family protein — MKLILKILITAALVVFISRFMPGVHVAGFTTALFVAIVLGLLNIFIKPILVILTLPVTILSLGLFLLVINALMILLCSNIVGGFGVDSFWTALLFSVILSLSQSILNGILGEGK; from the coding sequence ATGAAATTGATCCTTAAAATTCTGATTACGGCGGCACTGGTTGTGTTTATTTCACGTTTTATGCCAGGAGTTCATGTTGCTGGTTTTACGACGGCTTTATTTGTTGCCATCGTTTTGGGCTTGCTTAATATATTTATCAAACCTATCTTAGTGATACTAACTTTGCCGGTCACCATTCTTAGCTTGGGATTATTTTTGTTGGTCATCAACGCATTAATGATTTTGTTGTGCTCCAATATTGTGGGAGGATTTGGCGTAGATTCGTTTTGGACAGCCTTATTATTTAGTGTAATTCTATCTTTATCCCAATCCATATTGAATGGAATATTGGGCGAAGGAAAATAA
- a CDS encoding DUF3347 domain-containing protein — MKSIKNILMAITLLLSVTIANAQIKNATTENIKIYGNCGMCKKNIETAANVKKVAKVDWNADTKMATITYDAKKTNSDEILKRVALAGYDSDKFLAPDAVYDQLHGCCQYDREAKTVETGMAKIENHTNHAMQTNKLQQESNQLNAVFDTYFLVKDALVKTDGATASAEAKELLLALNAVQMDQLAMDVHMVWMKVMKDLNTEAKTISETQDVKKQRTLFMSLSKNMHDLIKVAKYEVPVYYQFCPMANGGKGANWLSKEDSVKNPYYGSQMLSCGETVETIKK, encoded by the coding sequence ATGAAATCAATAAAAAACATATTGATGGCAATAACGCTATTGCTTTCAGTCACTATCGCGAATGCGCAAATTAAAAATGCTACCACCGAAAACATTAAAATTTATGGGAACTGTGGTATGTGTAAAAAAAATATCGAAACAGCTGCCAACGTTAAAAAAGTAGCAAAGGTAGATTGGAATGCTGACACGAAAATGGCTACTATAACTTATGATGCTAAGAAAACCAATTCAGACGAAATCTTGAAACGTGTGGCATTGGCTGGTTATGATAGCGATAAATTTTTGGCTCCGGATGCAGTTTATGATCAATTACACGGTTGTTGTCAATACGACAGAGAAGCAAAAACTGTTGAAACTGGAATGGCAAAAATAGAAAATCATACTAATCATGCGATGCAAACGAATAAGCTACAGCAAGAATCGAATCAGTTAAATGCGGTTTTTGATACTTATTTTTTGGTAAAAGATGCATTGGTAAAAACGGATGGTGCAACGGCATCGGCCGAGGCTAAAGAATTGCTTTTGGCTCTTAATGCTGTTCAAATGGATCAATTAGCGATGGATGTGCATATGGTTTGGATGAAAGTAATGAAAGATTTAAACACAGAGGCCAAAACAATTTCTGAAACACAAGATGTCAAAAAACAAAGAACCCTATTTATGTCTTTGTCTAAAAATATGCATGATCTAATAAAGGTGGCCAAATATGAAGTTCCTGTTTATTATCAGTTTTGTCCTATGGCAAATGGAGGGAAAGGTGCAAATTGGTTAAGTAAAGAAGATTCGGTTAAAAATCCTTACTATGGTTCTCAAATGTTGAGCTGTGGAGAAACTGTCGAAACGATTAAGAAATAA
- a CDS encoding TlpA family protein disulfide reductase: MIKIKNIILAFSFMLVFSSVKAQVKLGDTFPNVALQSNQNTVVKLDSFKGKTVLVDFWASWCGPCRLANRKLVKLYETYKNKNFEIVGISIDTDKTKWLNAIAKDKMKHQQLIDAKGFDAKSAVTFGVEELPAAYLFDTTGKLIAINPTEEEIIAQIKK, from the coding sequence ATGATTAAAATAAAAAATATAATTCTGGCTTTCAGTTTTATGCTTGTTTTTTCAAGTGTTAAGGCTCAAGTGAAATTGGGAGATACTTTTCCTAATGTCGCATTGCAAAGCAATCAAAATACTGTAGTGAAATTAGATTCATTCAAAGGGAAAACAGTTCTGGTAGATTTTTGGGCTTCCTGGTGCGGTCCTTGCCGATTGGCCAACAGAAAATTAGTTAAACTCTATGAAACCTATAAAAACAAAAACTTTGAAATTGTTGGAATATCCATCGATACAGATAAGACAAAATGGTTGAATGCCATTGCAAAAGACAAAATGAAACACCAGCAATTGATAGATGCCAAAGGATTCGACGCTAAATCTGCAGTGACTTTTGGGGTAGAAGAATTACCGGCTGCTTATCTTTTTGACACTACAGGTAAACTAATCGCAATCAATCCAACAGAAGAAGAAATTATTGCCCAAATTAAAAAATAA
- a CDS encoding heavy-metal-associated domain-containing protein, translating to MKTSNIKLVAIALFALMTSAQIHAQISKAEIIATGLTCSMCSNAINKQLKAMTEVDSVGTDLNTNTFTVYFKKDNAVQPKVLKTAVEKAGFFVGSMVLTMPFDNLKIEDNVVVKKGEASFVFIDSKNQVLSAETRVKVLDKGFVTQKEYKKLMKSYSKYPSYATENEDDYHVKTF from the coding sequence ATGAAAACATCAAATATAAAATTGGTAGCAATCGCACTTTTTGCTTTAATGACAAGTGCTCAAATCCATGCTCAAATCTCAAAAGCTGAAATAATAGCCACGGGACTAACCTGTTCGATGTGCTCGAATGCGATAAACAAACAGTTGAAAGCAATGACCGAAGTGGACAGTGTAGGCACTGATTTGAATACCAATACTTTTACAGTTTATTTCAAGAAAGACAATGCGGTTCAGCCTAAAGTACTTAAAACTGCCGTTGAAAAAGCAGGGTTTTTTGTGGGCTCAATGGTGCTGACAATGCCTTTTGATAATTTAAAAATTGAAGATAATGTTGTTGTTAAAAAAGGAGAAGCTTCGTTTGTTTTTATCGACAGCAAAAATCAAGTTTTATCGGCCGAAACGAGAGTGAAGGTGCTAGACAAAGGTTTTGTAACTCAAAAAGAATATAAAAAATTAATGAAATCCTATTCTAAGTATCCGAGTTATGCGACAGAGAATGAGGACGATTATCATGTGAAAACTTTTTAA
- a CDS encoding DUF3347 domain-containing protein, giving the protein MKNKIFSIIAVAFLFIGCNQKSKQAETSNLEQTETASGQYACPMHPEVIGKKGGLCPVCAMELTEPISKTSQKAVVEAKAETKINEVILSSFTINKVVEDYLKLANALANDDSKAAAKVSAILSVTLNSSNPNELDELGKKKYAKISAVINEHLKHIIGNPADIDHQRAYFALLSKDMNDLIKAFGTDKKLYQAYCPMYEEGKSGYWISETKEIRNPYFGSQMLNCGSIVATVK; this is encoded by the coding sequence ATGAAAAATAAGATCTTTTCTATAATTGCCGTTGCATTCTTGTTTATTGGTTGCAACCAAAAAAGCAAGCAGGCTGAGACTTCTAATTTGGAACAAACAGAAACGGCTTCTGGACAATATGCTTGCCCTATGCATCCTGAGGTTATTGGCAAAAAAGGAGGTTTATGTCCAGTATGTGCTATGGAATTGACAGAGCCAATTAGTAAAACAAGCCAAAAGGCAGTTGTTGAAGCCAAAGCGGAAACTAAAATAAATGAAGTAATTTTGTCTTCATTTACAATCAATAAAGTAGTTGAGGATTATCTAAAACTGGCCAATGCGTTAGCCAATGACGATTCTAAAGCCGCGGCCAAAGTATCTGCGATTTTATCCGTAACTTTAAACTCCTCGAATCCGAATGAATTGGATGAGCTTGGGAAAAAGAAATACGCGAAAATTTCCGCTGTTATAAATGAACATTTGAAACATATTATTGGAAATCCAGCTGATATAGACCATCAAAGAGCATATTTTGCCCTGTTGAGTAAAGACATGAATGATCTTATTAAAGCTTTTGGAACAGACAAAAAACTCTATCAGGCTTATTGTCCAATGTATGAAGAAGGAAAAAGTGGGTATTGGATTTCTGAAACCAAAGAAATCCGAAATCCGTATTTTGGCTCTCAAATGTTAAATTGTGGCAGCATTGTAGCTACTGTAAAATAG
- a CDS encoding helix-turn-helix domain-containing protein translates to MKLYIKNMVCNRCVMVVKSELKKFGLHPVSVELGEVEISEDLEKEKEHELNEQLLVLGFEIIDDKKKRIVEKVKNLIVELVHLKDNRFKTNLSDYLVAAIGNDYSYISNLFSLQEVTTIEQYYILQKIERVKELLVYDELSLNEIAFELNYSSASHLSKQFKKVTGLTPTYFKTLKEQKRQPLENL, encoded by the coding sequence ATGAAATTATACATAAAGAATATGGTTTGCAACCGATGTGTCATGGTGGTGAAGTCTGAACTGAAAAAGTTTGGACTTCATCCCGTCTCGGTTGAATTGGGCGAAGTAGAAATTTCCGAAGATTTGGAAAAAGAAAAAGAGCATGAGCTGAACGAGCAATTGCTTGTTTTGGGTTTCGAAATTATAGATGATAAAAAAAAGCGAATAGTCGAAAAGGTAAAAAACCTGATTGTGGAATTAGTCCATTTGAAAGACAACCGTTTCAAAACGAATTTATCAGATTATTTAGTAGCGGCCATTGGGAATGATTACAGCTATATCAGTAATTTGTTTTCATTGCAAGAAGTCACTACTATTGAGCAATATTATATCCTTCAAAAAATTGAAAGGGTCAAAGAGTTGCTCGTTTATGATGAGTTAAGTTTGAATGAGATTGCTTTTGAACTCAATTACAGCAGTGCATCGCATTTAAGCAAGCAGTTTAAAAAAGTAACAGGTTTGACCCCTACGTATTTCAAAACCTTGAAAGAACAAAAACGTCAACCTCTTGAAAATCTATAA
- a CDS encoding heavy metal translocating P-type ATPase, with amino-acid sequence MTHTYTINGMSCDGCRTKVEKTLNAIEGIQATVVLESSLATITMKNHIPTSELQQALSKAGNYTIEMSKSPTKADKEEPMAKSCCGTQKMHQHKVEHSVLINAAGKYYCPMHCEGDKVYDKAGDCPVCGMDLVKAPDLTPAKTMFTCPMHPEIIQEGPGSCPICGMDLVPMEPAESEENKTYIDLLHKMKIALIFTVPIFIIAMSDMIPNNPLLKIMDTSGWNWVQLVLSLPVVFYAAWMFFERAWKSIVSWNLNMFTLIGIGSGVAFLFSLIALFFPEIFPNEFKSHGGTAHLYFEATTVILTLVLLGQLLEAKAHSRTSGAIKELLKLAPTVATLVADGNDKVIAVQDIKKGDLLRVKPGEKIPVDGKITAGESTIDESMISGEPIPVDKKIDDAVVAGTINGNKSFVMVAEKVGSETLLSQIVQMVNTASRSRAPIQKMADRIAKYFVPIVVIVSIITFFIWASFGPEPALVYGFINAIAVLIIACPCALGLATPMSVMVGVGKGAQSGVLIKNAEALENMNKVNVLITDKTGTITEGKPSVEKVFSSNNQEDDLLLNIASLNQYSEHPLAQAVVNFAKAKNISLVEVNDFEAVTGKGVIGTVANKKVALGNKSLLEQVGATVTSEIENKIIAEQKLGKTVSYIAIDKVVLGYVTITDAIKATSAAAVKELMRQGVEVIMMTGDNNNTAKAVADELQLTSFIAGCLPEDKLKEIKKIQAEGKIVAMAGDGINDAPALAQANVGIAMGTGTDVAIESAKITLVKGDLQGIVKAKKLSHAVMKNINQNLFFAFFYNVLGIPVAAGVLYPFFGLLLSPMIAALAMSFSSVSVIGNALRLRNLKL; translated from the coding sequence ATGACACATACCTATACTATTAACGGAATGAGTTGCGATGGTTGTCGTACCAAAGTAGAAAAAACGCTCAACGCCATAGAAGGGATTCAGGCCACGGTGGTTTTAGAGTCCTCTTTGGCTACCATTACAATGAAAAATCATATTCCTACCTCAGAATTACAACAAGCTTTGTCCAAAGCGGGTAATTATACCATAGAGATGAGTAAATCTCCCACTAAAGCGGATAAAGAAGAACCGATGGCGAAATCCTGTTGCGGCACTCAAAAAATGCACCAGCACAAAGTTGAACATTCGGTTTTAATAAATGCTGCCGGAAAATACTATTGCCCTATGCATTGCGAGGGAGATAAAGTATATGACAAAGCGGGTGATTGCCCTGTTTGCGGAATGGACTTGGTAAAAGCACCTGATTTAACTCCGGCGAAGACCATGTTCACTTGCCCGATGCATCCTGAAATTATTCAAGAAGGACCAGGGTCTTGTCCTATTTGCGGGATGGATTTAGTACCAATGGAACCTGCGGAAAGCGAGGAGAATAAGACCTATATTGATTTATTGCATAAAATGAAAATAGCTCTTATTTTTACAGTGCCCATTTTTATTATTGCCATGTCTGACATGATTCCCAATAATCCATTGTTGAAAATTATGGACACTTCAGGTTGGAATTGGGTTCAGCTTGTTTTATCGCTACCAGTTGTTTTTTATGCAGCCTGGATGTTTTTTGAACGCGCTTGGAAGTCAATTGTTAGTTGGAATCTCAATATGTTTACCCTTATTGGGATTGGTTCAGGAGTAGCTTTTCTGTTTAGTTTAATAGCTTTGTTTTTCCCTGAAATATTCCCGAATGAATTTAAATCTCATGGAGGAACAGCGCATCTTTACTTTGAAGCGACAACAGTGATATTGACCTTGGTTTTATTAGGACAACTATTAGAAGCCAAAGCCCACAGTAGAACCAGTGGGGCAATTAAAGAGTTGTTGAAGCTGGCGCCCACAGTAGCTACCTTAGTTGCTGATGGAAACGATAAAGTTATTGCTGTCCAAGATATCAAGAAAGGCGATTTGTTAAGAGTAAAACCGGGAGAGAAAATTCCTGTTGACGGAAAAATAACTGCCGGAGAAAGTACTATTGATGAATCAATGATTTCGGGAGAGCCTATCCCAGTGGATAAAAAAATCGATGATGCTGTTGTTGCAGGAACGATAAATGGAAATAAATCTTTTGTTATGGTCGCTGAGAAAGTAGGTTCAGAAACCTTACTCTCTCAAATTGTACAGATGGTCAATACCGCCAGCCGATCTAGAGCACCTATCCAAAAAATGGCTGATAGGATTGCGAAGTATTTTGTGCCTATTGTTGTGATTGTGTCCATAATTACTTTCTTTATTTGGGCAAGTTTTGGTCCGGAACCGGCTTTGGTTTATGGATTTATCAACGCCATTGCAGTGCTGATTATCGCTTGTCCATGCGCATTAGGATTAGCAACACCCATGTCAGTAATGGTGGGAGTGGGTAAAGGAGCGCAATCTGGAGTTTTGATAAAAAATGCCGAAGCATTAGAAAACATGAATAAGGTAAATGTATTGATTACAGATAAAACGGGAACTATAACTGAGGGAAAACCTTCTGTAGAAAAGGTGTTTTCTTCTAATAATCAAGAGGATGATTTACTGCTAAATATAGCTTCATTAAATCAGTACAGCGAGCATCCTTTGGCGCAAGCCGTAGTAAATTTTGCAAAAGCGAAAAATATTTCATTAGTTGAAGTTAACGATTTTGAGGCTGTAACCGGAAAAGGAGTGATAGGAACGGTAGCCAATAAAAAAGTAGCCTTAGGAAATAAAAGCCTATTAGAACAAGTTGGAGCAACGGTTACTTCTGAAATTGAAAATAAAATTATTGCAGAACAAAAGCTGGGAAAAACAGTTTCCTATATCGCGATAGACAAAGTGGTTTTAGGCTATGTGACCATCACCGATGCGATCAAAGCGACAAGTGCTGCGGCTGTAAAAGAATTGATGCGTCAAGGAGTTGAAGTCATTATGATGACAGGCGATAATAATAATACCGCTAAGGCTGTCGCCGATGAGTTGCAACTGACTTCCTTTATTGCGGGTTGTTTGCCTGAAGATAAACTCAAGGAGATTAAAAAAATACAAGCCGAAGGAAAAATCGTGGCGATGGCGGGTGACGGAATCAACGATGCGCCTGCTTTGGCTCAAGCCAATGTAGGAATAGCAATGGGAACCGGTACCGATGTGGCGATTGAAAGCGCTAAAATAACCTTGGTAAAAGGCGATTTACAAGGGATTGTGAAAGCAAAGAAACTGAGTCATGCCGTGATGAAAAATATCAATCAGAATTTATTTTTCGCCTTCTTTTACAATGTGCTGGGGATTCCGGTTGCAGCCGGAGTATTGTATCCTTTTTTTGGATTGCTATTGTCTCCTATGATTGCGGCTTTAGCGATGAGTTTTAGCTCTGTTTCTGTTATTGGAAATGCCTTGAGACTTCGAAATTTAAAATTGTAA
- a CDS encoding multicopper oxidase family protein, protein MKLKLSLLLVLIAIAANAQKVVRYDLYVKDTLVKFSGKEKRAIAVNGQIPMPTLTFTEGDIAEIYVHNEMEEATSLHWHGLFLPNKEDGVPFLTQMPIAPHTTHKYSFPIVQSGTHWYHSHSGMQEQIGMYGALILKKKDNDPTFRKGIDDLPTLPVVLSEWTDYNPDNVHRMLHNASDWFAIKKGTTQSYAEAIKKGHFKTKLTNEWKRMLAMDVSDVYYDKFLINGKNESVAPDFKSAAGDKVRLRISNAGASSYFWLTYAGGKITVIANDGNDVEPVEVDRLIIGVSETYDVVLTIPADKTAYEFLATPEDRTKSASLYIGNGIKQLVSPLPKLNYFEGMKMMNDMMNMDGTMNDMGMDMSLQKMDMNTVMYPEITGDIEKREKKKAEREKPNELSNTMDRNDKTDHSKHTMSSNSSDITTLNYSMLKSPTVTTLPKDAPVRELHFELTGNMSRYQWSMDNKVLAESDKILIKKGENLRIVLRNNSMMRHPMHLHGHDFRVLNGQGDYAPLKNVLDIMPMETDVIEFNANTDGDWFFHCHILYHMMAGMNRVFSYENSAPNPLLPNKEWAYKKLQRESNGLHFMAENDFATNGNDGRAMLQNARWSFETEWRLGYHAEHGYETETHIGRYIDKNQWLMPFIGFDWRYRKMGRNEIEKNVFGKSNTKDKRAVLSLGVNYTLPLLVVAQAEVSHDGNVRFQLMREDIPVSKRLRMAFMVNTDKEYMAGLKYIVGKNIGITTHYDSDMGAGFGINLNY, encoded by the coding sequence ATGAAACTTAAATTAAGTTTACTACTAGTATTAATTGCAATTGCTGCTAACGCTCAAAAAGTAGTTCGCTATGATTTGTATGTAAAAGATACTCTTGTTAAATTTTCAGGAAAGGAAAAAAGAGCGATTGCTGTAAACGGGCAAATCCCGATGCCTACATTGACTTTTACCGAAGGGGATATTGCCGAAATCTATGTTCATAATGAAATGGAAGAGGCAACTTCTTTGCATTGGCACGGTCTCTTTTTGCCTAACAAGGAAGATGGTGTCCCTTTTCTTACGCAGATGCCAATTGCTCCTCATACTACCCACAAATACAGCTTTCCTATCGTGCAAAGTGGGACACACTGGTACCATAGCCATTCCGGAATGCAAGAACAAATTGGGATGTATGGCGCTTTGATTTTGAAAAAGAAAGACAATGATCCTACTTTTAGAAAAGGAATTGATGATCTACCAACGCTTCCTGTTGTTTTAAGCGAATGGACAGATTACAATCCGGATAATGTGCATCGAATGCTACACAATGCTTCGGATTGGTTTGCTATCAAAAAAGGAACAACCCAAAGTTATGCCGAAGCCATCAAAAAAGGACATTTTAAAACCAAACTCACTAACGAATGGAAACGCATGCTGGCTATGGATGTCAGCGATGTGTATTATGATAAATTTTTAATTAATGGAAAAAATGAATCAGTAGCTCCAGATTTTAAGTCGGCAGCGGGAGATAAGGTGCGTTTGCGAATTTCAAATGCCGGTGCTTCCTCTTATTTTTGGCTGACTTATGCCGGCGGAAAAATTACGGTCATTGCCAATGATGGAAATGATGTGGAACCGGTTGAAGTAGATCGATTAATAATAGGAGTTTCAGAAACCTATGATGTGGTGTTGACTATTCCTGCGGATAAAACCGCCTATGAATTTTTGGCTACGCCGGAAGACAGAACGAAATCGGCTTCATTGTATATTGGAAATGGGATCAAACAATTAGTTTCGCCTTTGCCAAAATTGAATTATTTTGAAGGGATGAAAATGATGAATGATATGATGAACATGGACGGAACCATGAATGATATGGGTATGGATATGAGTTTGCAAAAAATGGATATGAATACCGTGATGTACCCAGAGATTACTGGTGATATAGAAAAAAGAGAAAAGAAAAAAGCGGAAAGAGAAAAACCAAATGAACTTTCCAATACAATGGATAGGAATGATAAAACGGATCATTCAAAGCATACTATGAGTTCCAATTCCTCAGATATTACAACGCTAAATTATTCGATGCTGAAATCACCCACGGTGACTACGCTTCCCAAAGATGCTCCCGTGCGGGAATTGCATTTTGAATTAACGGGAAATATGAGTCGCTATCAATGGAGTATGGATAATAAAGTGCTGGCAGAATCGGATAAGATTTTAATTAAAAAAGGAGAAAATCTTCGCATTGTTTTGCGCAATAATTCCATGATGCGCCATCCTATGCATTTGCACGGACATGATTTTAGGGTGTTAAACGGTCAAGGAGATTATGCACCATTGAAAAATGTGTTGGACATTATGCCAATGGAAACTGATGTTATTGAATTTAATGCCAATACTGATGGAGATTGGTTTTTTCATTGTCACATTTTATACCATATGATGGCGGGAATGAACAGGGTTTTTAGTTATGAAAACTCGGCTCCCAATCCGCTTTTGCCCAATAAAGAATGGGCTTACAAAAAATTACAAAGAGAAAGTAACGGACTTCATTTTATGGCCGAAAATGATTTTGCTACCAATGGGAATGATGGAAGAGCCATGCTGCAAAATGCAAGATGGAGTTTTGAAACCGAATGGCGTTTGGGGTATCATGCCGAACACGGTTATGAAACTGAAACACATATTGGCCGCTACATCGATAAAAATCAATGGTTGATGCCATTTATTGGTTTCGACTGGCGTTATCGAAAAATGGGAAGGAACGAAATAGAGAAAAACGTTTTTGGAAAATCGAATACTAAGGATAAAAGAGCGGTGTTGAGTTTAGGAGTCAATTATACTTTGCCTCTTTTAGTGGTTGCTCAAGCTGAGGTTTCCCATGATGGGAATGTTCGTTTTCAGTTGATGCGGGAGGATATTCCGGTTTCAAAACGACTGCGAATGGCGTTTATGGTCAATACCGATAAGGAATATATGGCAGGATTGAAATATATTGTGGGTAAAAATATTGGGATAACCACACATTATGACAGTGACATGGGGGCGGGTTTTGGAATCAATTTGAATTATTAA
- a CDS encoding phosphotransferase, with product MTHFPVTTSTLSATALGQLAIEKYTLSQNATCQLYRTGMNHTYFITDNDAKYVFRVYCFNWRSKSEIEEEIKLLQLLKENQLSISFPIADNQGEFIQDINAPEGLRHAVLFSFAKGDKIRFMDSKTCFSIGMLIAKIHTTTANKSIDRIDYNVETLLRLPYEYAKNHFLESNTEMQFIKNQSKKISQTFDTIDYSKVRKGIIHLDIWYDNMSVTDKNEITIFDFDFCGNGILVSDVAYFCKQLFHIEADKAEYELKKDHFLKGYQSIKPLTPEEIKLIPEAAAAIWIFYLGVQSQRFDWSNIFLTKNYLKMYVGRMQSWLSYHDTTK from the coding sequence ATGACACATTTTCCAGTTACAACATCCACTCTCTCTGCTACCGCATTAGGTCAATTGGCTATAGAAAAATACACCTTGAGCCAAAACGCTACTTGCCAACTGTATAGAACAGGAATGAATCACACCTATTTTATCACTGACAACGATGCAAAATATGTGTTTCGTGTATATTGCTTTAACTGGCGTTCCAAGTCTGAAATTGAAGAAGAAATCAAATTGTTACAGCTCCTAAAAGAAAACCAACTTAGCATCTCTTTTCCTATTGCGGACAATCAAGGCGAATTCATTCAAGATATAAACGCCCCAGAGGGACTGCGTCATGCCGTTCTTTTCTCTTTTGCCAAAGGAGACAAAATAAGATTCATGGATAGCAAAACTTGTTTTTCTATTGGCATGCTGATAGCCAAAATTCACACTACGACTGCCAACAAAAGTATCGATCGCATCGATTATAATGTAGAGACTTTGTTACGATTGCCTTATGAATATGCGAAAAATCATTTTCTGGAATCGAATACGGAAATGCAATTCATAAAAAACCAAAGCAAGAAAATCAGTCAAACTTTTGACACGATCGACTATTCAAAGGTTCGAAAAGGAATTATTCATTTGGATATTTGGTATGACAATATGAGCGTGACAGATAAAAACGAAATCACCATTTTTGATTTTGACTTTTGTGGCAACGGTATATTAGTTTCAGATGTGGCTTATTTTTGCAAACAGCTTTTCCATATTGAAGCAGATAAAGCAGAATACGAACTCAAAAAAGACCATTTCTTAAAAGGCTATCAAAGTATCAAACCATTAACTCCCGAAGAAATCAAATTAATTCCGGAAGCTGCAGCGGCAATTTGGATTTTTTATCTTGGCGTACAATCGCAACGATTTGATTGGTCTAATATCTTTTTGACCAAAAATTATCTAAAAATGTATGTAGGCAGAATGCAATCTTGGCTCAGCTATCATGATACCACAAAATAA